The sequence CCATTTACGCTATGAGCATTAGCATTGTCGATGTAGCGTTTGCCTGTGTAGTGGAAATTTGTTGTAAATGCAAGTTTGTTTGTGTTTGGCACAGCGTAGTCAAACAAGACATTTGTTTGAAATTTTGGCTCACCGATAACTGTTTTGCCTTCAGACACGCCATCTTTAGCATTTTTTATCTTAGCATCAAGAAGTGTAAAGCCACCATACATACTTAATGTGTCAACAAGCTTTCCGCCAGTAGTTAGCTCAAAGCCGCGGTTTCTTTGTGTGCCTTGAATTTTATACTCTGCACTTGCTCCGCTACCGACTAGATATGCTACCGGGCGTTTGATCTCAAAGATCGCAGCTGATAGATCAAGCTCACCTAGTCTTGCTTTCGCACCGATCTCATATTGTTTGCTTCTAATAGGCTCTACTGTTAAAGTCTCACCTGCTCTAGGTCCTCTTCTAAAAGTATAAGTTGATTGTTCATTTGAGATACTATCTGCATAAGTAGTATAAAGGCTTACGTTTTCAACTGGCTTATAGACAAGGCTTACACCGTAGTTAAAGCCACTTTTATCATAGTTTTTCTCTTTAGATGGATCTAGCTTATAGCTTGTAAACCAGCTTCTTGAAACTGATAAGATAGTGCTGAAGTAGTCATTAAATTTAATATCATCAACAACAGAAATATTTTTCATATCGCTACTACTACTTTTATATCTACCACTTCCTTTTGCTACATGTGGATCGTTAAAGATTCTTGGGTTATACAAATTTGACGTGCCAAGATTTGCTCTACCGCCACTATTTCTAGCACTATAAATAGTCCAGCGGTATCCATTTGTAGCTACGGCAAAATTATGCGATAAAGGACCTGTTTCAAAATTTGTCAAACCTTTTAAAAACCAGCTGTCTACATCAAATCTGCCAGATGGACCACTGCCACCACTTTTAGTAACTTCATAATCTCCATTTTGATTTAAGAATTTTCCATCGGTGCCATACATATCACGGATAGCCTTTTGCCACTGATAGCCACCTTCAAAATACCAGTTCTCTGTTGGGGCGTATTTTAGTTTTACACTAGCTGTCGTTGTTTTAAGGTGATTGCCACCAAAAGACTGCTCAAGTCCGCGTTTGGTATCTTTTACAGGGCTTGGTACGTCAAAGTCTGCAACTCCGTTTGTTAATGGCATACTAAATCCACCTGGCATACCTGAGTTTTTATGCTCATAGTGACTAAAGTTTGTCTCAAGTGTTAAATTCTCTGTAAGATAAAAATCAAGTCCAAGTGAGGCTAAGCGACGAGAGAATTTACTATCTTTAGCGTTCTTTTCTCCACCTGAGTAGTAAAATACACCCCTATATCCAACTTTTTCAAATTTATTTGAAGTATCAAGTCCTACACCTAAATTTGACCTTGAGCTGTAATCAGTCCAGATGATATTTTGAAGTGGGACTGGTCGCTTACGAGAGTAGAGAAAATATCCAGAAGGTGTAGCACCACCATAAAGCGAGCCAGCAAGTCCGTTTTGGATTTGCAAGCTCTCAAACATAGCCATAGGTATAGCTGTGGTTGATGAAGCATAAAAACCATCCCAAAGGACGTTACCTACGACTGAGCCTTGAAAGCCACGAGTTTGCGGACGACCAACATCGCCACCGCCACGATATTGAATTTGTGCTGAGGGGAAGTACCTAACTGCATCTTCAAAACCTTGAACGCCTTGATTAACAAGAACCTCTTTTGAGATCGTATTTACTTGATAAGGCATATCTATAACTTTTTTGTCAGCCAAAGGACCAGCGGCTACTCTTTTGTTTAAAATTCCCTCATCGATGCCACTTTCGCTGATGTTGTCACCGACTGAATTTACTTCGATACCCTCAAGCTTTGTCGTTTGCACAGCAAAAACTTGACTTAAAAAACCACTGCACATCAAAAGTGCAGCACATGTTGCAACCGAGATTTTGTAACTCAATTTTTACTCCTTTTATAAAAATTTTACGTCTGAAATGTTACTAAAACAAATCTTAAATATAATTTATTAATTTATTAAATATTTAAAAATACATTTTATTTAATAAAGCTAAAATAAGGCATTATGAGAACAACTTTTAAAAATTTCATAGCTTTGATAAGATAAATAAATACTATAAATATAATCTTTTATATCGATAAGTGATGCTTAAAATTTTAAGAAAAGTAATAATTGATAAAAATATAATAAATGCTGATTTTTTGTTTATAGTAGAATTTTGGCTAAAAATTAGCCAAAATTTATTTTAAAAGCACTTTTGCGTATTTTAGACCTAGCTCGTAAGCTTTTGCGTTTGCCTCTTTGACCTTAGCTGGCACGCTTGCTAGCATCTCTTCACGCACTAAATTTTCATCCATGCATTTACTCATTGCCACTGCTACGCCAAGGGCGACGACACTTTGAGTGATGACATTTCCGACCTCGTCTTTTGCGATAGAGATGATAGGAATTTCATAAATTTTCCAGCGCTTTTTGTCTTCATCGCTCACCTTTACTAAATTTGGCTCAACCACGATTGCACCGCCCTCTTTCACGCCGCTTTTAAAGGCGTTGTAGCTTATCTGCGCAGTTGCTAGCATAAATTCTATCTCGCCCTCGTTTGCATAAGGGTATAAAATTTCCTTCTCATCAAGTATGATATCGACCTTTGTTGGGCCGCCACGCACCTGAGATGTGTAGGTAGAGGCCTTGATGCCGTATCCGCCTGCCTTTATTTTGGCAGCTGAGAGGATCTCGCCTGCTAGTATGACGCCCTGTCCGCCAACGCCGACAAATCTTAGCTGTGACTTCATGCTAGCTCCTTAAAATCTATCGCCTCACCGCTCATAGCAGCCCTTCTTACCATGTCGTAAGCCTTGGTGTATTCGATCTTTTCTTCATCTTTATGAAGCACGCCAAGTGGGAAAATGCCCTCTTTCTCCTCGTCACTTAGCATGTCAAATTTGACCTTGCTAGTCGTGCGGCCTTTTATCCACTCTAAATTTTTCACCGCCTCGCCCATTTTGTTCTTGCGACCTAAATTTATATGGCAGTTTGAAAATACATCAAAAAAGCTGTATCCATCGTGGCTAAAGCCCTCTACAAAGAGCTTTGTAAGCTTCTCTGGCTCGATGACACTTCCACGCGCGACAAAGCTAGCACCTGCGGCGGTTGCAAGCTTACAGGCATCAAAGCTAGGATCGATGTTGCCATACTGCGCTGTGACCGTCCACATGCCCTTTGGCGTGGTTGGGCTGGTTTGCGAGTTTGTTAGCGCGTAGATGAAGTTGTTTACAAGGATGTGATTTAGCCCGATATTTCGGCGGCATCCATGTATCGTGTGGTTGCCTCCTATCGCTAGTCCGTCGCCATCGCC comes from Campylobacter concisus and encodes:
- a CDS encoding TonB-dependent receptor, encoding MSYKISVATCAALLMCSGFLSQVFAVQTTKLEGIEVNSVGDNISESGIDEGILNKRVAAGPLADKKVIDMPYQVNTISKEVLVNQGVQGFEDAVRYFPSAQIQYRGGGDVGRPQTRGFQGSVVGNVLWDGFYASSTTAIPMAMFESLQIQNGLAGSLYGGATPSGYFLYSRKRPVPLQNIIWTDYSSRSNLGVGLDTSNKFEKVGYRGVFYYSGGEKNAKDSKFSRRLASLGLDFYLTENLTLETNFSHYEHKNSGMPGGFSMPLTNGVADFDVPSPVKDTKRGLEQSFGGNHLKTTTASVKLKYAPTENWYFEGGYQWQKAIRDMYGTDGKFLNQNGDYEVTKSGGSGPSGRFDVDSWFLKGLTNFETGPLSHNFAVATNGYRWTIYSARNSGGRANLGTSNLYNPRIFNDPHVAKGSGRYKSSSSDMKNISVVDDIKFNDYFSTILSVSRSWFTSYKLDPSKEKNYDKSGFNYGVSLVYKPVENVSLYTTYADSISNEQSTYTFRRGPRAGETLTVEPIRSKQYEIGAKARLGELDLSAAIFEIKRPVAYLVGSGASAEYKIQGTQRNRGFELTTGGKLVDTLSMYGGFTLLDAKIKNAKDGVSEGKTVIGEPKFQTNVLFDYAVPNTNKLAFTTNFHYTGKRYIDNANAHSVNGYFTTDIGARYTTKAWLGKETTIRFDINNLFDKKYWAGMFPSDVDGAIAGRGTSLFLGQSRTFMLSAQVKF
- a CDS encoding 2-oxoglutarate ferredoxin oxidoreductase subunit beta — its product is MAFNYDKYLRTDKMPTLWCWGCGDGVILKALIRAIDTMGWDMNDVCVVSGIGCSGRFSGYLDCNTIHTTHGRAVAYATGVKMANPDKHVIVVTGDGDGLAIGGNHTIHGCRRNIGLNHILVNNFIYALTNSQTSPTTPKGMWTVTAQYGNIDPSFDACKLATAAGASFVARGSVIEPEKLTKLFVEGFSHDGYSFFDVFSNCHINLGRKNKMGEAVKNLEWIKGRTTSKVKFDMLSDEEKEGIFPLGVLHKDEEKIEYTKAYDMVRRAAMSGEAIDFKELA
- a CDS encoding 2-oxoacid:acceptor oxidoreductase family protein produces the protein MKSQLRFVGVGGQGVILAGEILSAAKIKAGGYGIKASTYTSQVRGGPTKVDIILDEKEILYPYANEGEIEFMLATAQISYNAFKSGVKEGGAIVVEPNLVKVSDEDKKRWKIYEIPIISIAKDEVGNVITQSVVALGVAVAMSKCMDENLVREEMLASVPAKVKEANAKAYELGLKYAKVLLK